The Gloeobacter morelensis MG652769 genome contains the following window.
CGGACGGGGCGGGCACGGCCGCGATCGCCGGCGCGAAAGCGCTTGAGCACCGGACCGCCGTCGGCGAAGGCGGTGCTCACCACCAGAGCGCGCCGATCGAGGCTGAAGTTGTGCTCGGCGTTGGCCGCCGCCGACTCGAGCACCTTCTTGATGGGCTCGGTGGCGGCGTGGGGCATGAACTGAAGGATGATCAGCGCGTCCTGATAGGAGCGCCCCCGGATCTGATCGAGGATCCGGCGCACCTTAAAGGGTGACATGCGAATGAAGCGAGCGACGGCTTTGACTTCGTCGGCCATGGTTTGGGTACACCTTAGGGATCTAAACGGGGCGGAGCGCCGACAGGCACTTCCCATACCCGTCAGGCTCGTCCCGATAACGAACAGCAAAATCAGGCAAAGGGACTTAGGAAGCAAGCCTCCCAGTATCCACCCGGCTGCCGCAAGGCAACAGATACCGAGTGTAAGGCAAAAGATGGCGAGTGTCCAGCCTCAGGGCCGGATCTGGCCGGAACCGCTCACGATGTATTTGGTGGTGGTCAGTTCCACAAGGCCCACCGGCCCGCGCGCGTGCAGCTTTTGGGTGGAGATGCCAATCTCGGCCCCAAAGCCAAATTCGCCGCCGTCGGTATAGCGGGTCGAGGCGTTGACGTAGACCGCCGCCGCGTCGATGGCGGCGGTGAAGCGGCGGGCTTCCTCGTAGTTGGCGGTGACGATTGCTTCTGAGTGGCGGGTGCCGTAGTGGTTGATCCAGTCGATCGCTTCGCGGGTCGAATCGACCACTTTGATGGCGATGATTTTGTCGAGGTACTCCTTGCCCCAGTCCTCTTCAGCGGCGCTTTTGACCTTCGGGTCGAAGGCGACGGTGCGCGGGCAGCCGCGCACTTCCACGCCGTGGGCGTGTAGATCCCCCAGCAGCGGGGCCAGATGCGTCACTACCGTGTCTCGGTGCACCAGCAGCTTCTCGGCGGCGTTGCAGACCGAGGGGCGCTGGACCTTGGCGTTGAGGACGATGCGGCGGGCCATCTCCAGATCGGCGGAGGCGGCGATGTAGATGTGGCAGTTGCCCACACCGGTCTCCAGCACCGGCACAGTCGCGTTGCGCACGACAAAGTCGATGAGCGAGTGCCCTCCCCGGGGAATTACCAGATCCACGTACGGATTAAGGCGAATCAGCGCCTCGACCACCGCCCGCTCGCCGGGCAGCTGCTCGATGCAGCCTTCGGGGATGCCC
Protein-coding sequences here:
- the rplV gene encoding 50S ribosomal protein L22 translates to MADEVKAVARFIRMSPFKVRRILDQIRGRSYQDALIILQFMPHAATEPIKKVLESAAANAEHNFSLDRRALVVSTAFADGGPVLKRFRAGDRGRARPVRKRTSHITVAVRSTSEVE
- a CDS encoding glutamate-5-semialdehyde dehydrogenase; this translates as MESSLYETLKATAQQAQRSAMALARVPSGIKNKALRAMARSLRTAHSEILESNTIDLEFGRQMGLSEALLDRLKLTPQRLEGMALSLEQIAALKDPVGEIVGGWQHPEGLEIVRVRVPLGLIGIIYEARPNVTADAIGLCLKSGNGVLLKGGKEAENSNRAISSVLKAAAYEQGIPEGCIEQLPGERAVVEALIRLNPYVDLVIPRGGHSLIDFVVRNATVPVLETGVGNCHIYIAASADLEMARRIVLNAKVQRPSVCNAAEKLLVHRDTVVTHLAPLLGDLHAHGVEVRGCPRTVAFDPKVKSAAEEDWGKEYLDKIIAIKVVDSTREAIDWINHYGTRHSEAIVTANYEEARRFTAAIDAAAVYVNASTRYTDGGEFGFGAEIGISTQKLHARGPVGLVELTTTKYIVSGSGQIRP